Part of the Ziziphus jujuba cultivar Dongzao chromosome 8, ASM3175591v1 genome is shown below.
gtagtggatcatgggttaattgcgtgctccaggtgagtgacccaccttcaaattaattttggggaatttaattgatgaatatattatgtgtgaattaaatatttggaatttaatttctatgtgccaaatatttattggatttattgtagaattatttatgaatttattggatttaagaaaatgcgaattctacaaatttatgctgtgtggaattattttatggttttgaggattttgaaattggtgtggttttaatagtaaaatgggcacgatttgattttcaaatatttcaaagaaaatatttggttatattggtgatttcaatttttataaaatatgcccatggaatattatgagatttgattatgatatttcgagaaattatttatgcttggaaaaatatggatatttgaattgatggatttggaagttggtggatttgaaaatcatggaatttatggtatggattataaggaaattgtggagaatttcccggttcaagcggatggattatgcccgctatgcttatgaaaaatgtgaaatttgttttataatttaaatttgcggattttataatttttagatgcaccgtgcacgtactggtgttctgattatgtgatatggatattgtgcacacggatatgattagcgcgcaggtgggtgtgagtagcgcgcaggtgatattatgagggtgtcctgtggatgccatcggagagggtggccaccccccattggccgggacaccaggttagcagcggcgcagtgggacgccacgcgaccgtatgccggtttctttctataacctcctgtctggcggtaccttgggacgttgggtactgttggcgccactggtatatagtgggtgcatcaactgatttttggaactgtgttttaaaaaaaaataaaatgttttaaagctgtattggaattacaatttatttattactgttcggatactcatttgatgtcttggtttttggggaatatgactaagggttttgtgaaaatgttttaaaaaagggaacctttccaactgagagaattgtaagggttttgagagaaaatattatttccaaataattattatttatatacctattaccgtggtattatagtgtagagtagtagggtcgctcactgagatgattagcatctcacactcttaaattccgttcctctaggtaccaggttgtcggtgttcatccagagcggacttgatcttcatcgctgttttacttcgtgaagtaccctgttcttctttattgcagttgcactatttctttcactcttgttgtatttatcttgcactggattactgtatttttgttttgaagtgctgaaatttgtggaaccaatttgtagtttgtgggaggaataaggggatatttttgaagtgtgttttcagtgcaggtaaatttgtggtaagtaaatcccttaggggaggtgctgccggattttccgttggaaggttcggtggtatttccctgggatcagggctgtctagggttccggaggaggaattttggatgggtcctgacatccatcctatacacgttcagcatcttaaaaaaaaaaaaaaaatcattcctagttgaattaggtttcctagttttatcgtatttttgtttcctaatttgttggttgtcttttatcattgttcttaataattttggtttttttattgattttcctttgctgttttagtcttaaatatttgcattcatatattcaaaaaaaagaaaaaaaaaaagaagaagtttgcggcaacatttaaaaaaaaaaaaaaatcccctattgtggcatctatattataccaaggtttctaaccacaggttggttaggggttgaggtccattccattagaacttgaacttaattaaagatccgggctaatataatacgggtttaggagcaggtcgtcctaggttcgtatcagaaaccctaccggaccctccaatagaaaatccggcagaacctcccctaagggttggacttaccaaaatttttctgcactgaatatacacttctatatacacatCCATAATTTACGAACGAGATATCAATGCGAAGCTAAAGATACGGAGAATACAATTCTAACTTTCGATTGACTTGAAACTATCGGCAGTGACCGGAAATTTCGTCGAAAGCCGCTACCAACTTGCCCCTCCTTTGTACGCCATGAAGGAGCTCTAATTGAGGCAAACAGAGCCCACCATCAGCTTCAGGACGCTCGAATTGGGGAATGGGATAAAAAAATTGGCCGGAAACGGTCAAAATCCTGCAAATTGAAATGGAGCTCACCGTCGGCTTTTATGGAGTTTTCCGCCCCGTCTCCAGCCGTTCTGTCGATGGCGAACACCATAGCATTGCCATTGTCATGGGTCGTTGATTAAACATACCGGTGAGGCTCAGGCCGGTCAGATTTATGGCAATTTCTCAAGGTGAGCAACGGCAACACAAGGGAAGGAACCATGGGGAGGAAAAGAGGGAGAGGAAGAAGCTTCACAAGAGGAGAGAGGGGGGTATTTTCCCCCAtgagggagaagaaaaaaagaaaaagaaaaagaaaataaataaacaattatataaaataatattaaaataataaaatgataataagaaaataatatgatatttaattattgctaaCATGAGGTATTTTCTtgtcgtgacacatggcaccctatattaagtcacacgtggcacactgttcacatatttaaaaataatattaaaataatattgtaattgaaaaactctacaggtccataactttcaaaccacatgtccaaattggacatgccgctagtctatgaactcatatcgacgagtacttcacaaccatgcatgagtcaaagctcaattttgcatgaacaaaaagtcaactctgacacctcttagacagtttggacctaaatttgttttgcccataattttcaaaccgtagctttgtttttgacgtgctactagtctatggactcatgaCAACGtatactttttaacggtacctcggtcaatgtgaaattccatcaagaACAAAATGTCAACATTTGATCTCTTTTCAATCAACggcggtcaaacccggtcaaccttggtcaaattttttaaatttccgatgtactttgggacggggtgttacacttacCATCCTTCTAGAATGTTCTGACATCTGTCCTTGAGCTTGGAGAATTCTTTACGTTTATTTCTTTCGAGGATGAGAGAGTTACCAAGGTAAATGGAGCCCGATTTTAAGTCCTTAAAGCCAAGTTTGTCTTTTACCAACATCTTTATCTTGCCATGAGTGAATTTGGAGAAGAAAATATGGAACTTATCAGTATTAAGAGCTTGTCCTGACCAAGAGTTGTATCAGCTTAGCACATTTTGAAGTCCTTCCACATTCTGAAGGTTTGCTCGGCAAGCTATCAAGATGTCGTCTGCATAAAGGAGGTGGGAAATTGCTGGTGCGTCCCTGCTGATCTTAATCCCTTGTAGGTTCATATTTCTTTCCACCAGTCTTGTGAAGATTTTGGAGcagagaaatgaaaataaaagggGAAAGGGGGTCTCCTTGCCGAATTCTTCTTTCTAGGGTTATCGAGTTCATTCTGCTCCCATTTATTAACAAATCGAATTCTGCCGTGcttaaacaaatgaaaataagcCTTCTGAAATCCTCTAAGAAGCCCCAAAGTTTCAACACCTTGGTTATAAAAACCCACTTAAGTCTGTCAAAGGCTTTCCTCATGTCTATCTTAATAAGCATCAAACCATTTTTGCCTTTATGATTCCGGACCTTATGAGCTACTTCTTGAGCAACGACCGTGTTTTCTGCAATCCATCTCCCCTCAATGAAAGCCCCTTAATTGGGAGAGATGATCTTGGAAAGTAAAGGTCTTAATCTTGAGGCAATGATCTTGGCAACAATTTTGTAGCAGAAATTGCATAGGCTAATTGGACAAAACTGGTTGAAATCATAGGCGGATTTGGTTTTTGGTATGAGAACCAGTAAAGTTTTGTTAATTCCTTTTGAAATGGTTTTTGTTCTGAAACTCTCCTGCACTTATTTAATCACCTGAGTCTTGACTGTTTCCCAGTAAGTCTTATAGAAAACTCCAGGAAAACCATCAAGTCCGGGGCTTTTAAGGGGTATAGGTCCCAAACTATTTTCCTTATCTCCTCTTCTAAAGGTATATCCATTAGTCTGATGTTTCCCTCATCTGTGATGTAACTCTGGACCAGTTCTTCAAGATTGCAGGTAAAGAGAGGGTTGGATGAAGTGAATAAATCGATGTAATGACCCTTAAAGTAATGGCCTATCTATTCCTTATCTTGCAACCAGACATCTCCATCCTTAATGAGATCGATTTTGTTCCTTCTTCTTTTGATCAGGGTGCTTGTGTTAAAAAATTTGGTGTTCCAGTCTGCCTCTAGTAACCATGTTTCCTTGGATTTCTATCTCCAAATGCTTTCTAGCCTGGCTCATTGCTCTTTCAGTTCCTTTTCTAGTAGAAGTTGCTTTGCTCTATCTTCCGTGCTTCCAAATTGAACTCCTTCCAAGTCTTTTTCCAAAGCTTTAATCTTCTCCTGGCCGAAACCAAAATGCATTCTATTCCACTTTCTCAGGGCTGAAGCTGTGTTGTTCAATCTTCTCATCAACTTGTGAGCCTCCATTCCATTCTTCGGATTCTCATCCCAGGCCTTTTTCACCGTTTTGCAGCTAGTGGCATCGTTAGTCCAAGCTTTCAAGAATCTAAAAGGCCGCCCTTGGTTGCTTTCTTCCTCATGAGAACATAAAAGAATTGGAGAGTGATCTAATTGCTCCATAGGCAGGTGTTTAATTTTAGCTTCACTGAATAAGGATAACCATTCTTGGTTAGCCAAGCCTCTGTCCAGCCTCTCCTTGATGTATGCTCTTCCTTCTTATTTGTTTTCCCAGGTGAACCTTTTCCCTATATAGCCGAGGTCAATTGCTCCTACGTTCTgaacaaaatttttcaaaaaagaaagagagcttTTCCAAGCTCTTCCTCCATGCTTTTCTGAGTCATCGAGAATTTCATTTGAGTTCCAATGATAAGCCATGGCAAGTTGCAGTTTAGAATGGTTTCTTCTAGATTTTCCCAGAAAATTGGTTTGTCCTTTCGATAAGGGGTCCCGTGAGATCCAAAAATATACTAGTTGCTTTTTCCATCAATTCCTTTTATGAGTCCATTTATCAGACGGTCAGAACTCCCCTTTAATTCAAAGTTAAACTCCTTCTTCCATAATAAAGCCAGGCCTCCGGCTAAACCATTGGCTTCTACAATTTCTGAGTTATCGAAGTCTAGTAGTTGACAAATTTTCAGCATCTTGGATCTGTTTGATTTAGTTTCCATGAGGAACAAGTAGTGAGGATTATGTCTTTTGATCAAACTGCGGAGGACTCTAAGAGTGTCATTGCCGCCAATTCCCCTGCAATTCCACGAGAGGTGCTTCAGTGGTGTTTGGGCGGGAGGGAGGCGCATGATTCGGCCCGCCTCCTCGGCCAATAGAAAATCCTAGTGGGAAAAGGAGGTGTGTCCTCTGTCGTTGCACCTTGTGTGCTTCCCTGCTTGAAGGGATTTCCTTCTTGCCTTTCTTTTCCAGTTTCTTGATTTTCTTGAAGGTGTTTCATTTGAGCCTTGGTGAAAGGAGGCTTCTTCGATAAAAGCAAAGTTACTTTGAGTGATGGGAGTACTTGGAGAGTTGTTTGATGTGTCTTGAGAACTGATTTCAAGTGGCTTTACGGGCCAGTGTTTATGCAGGTTGACACTTGATTCAGAATCTTCTAACAAACATGGGCTTTTTCGAAACTAGTGTTCTAAGAGGGCTTGGGCTACCCTTTTGAGCAATCTAGGATGAGTATCCAATCTTTTAGCTTTTGGGCCACTTGGCCCAGCAAAAGGTCCACAAGATGGCAGAGGGCCATTCGGCCTGGTTTTTCCTTGATAATTGacacaagaaaaattatttaaaaaaaatcgatGCCCACTCACCTAATATTTGAGGATCAAAATTGGATAACCTAGCTTGATGTAACATGGCAGCGCATAGCTCATTCGTGTTCCCCTCGCTATCTAAATCTACTGGTTGATTTAGGGAATTGAGTTCAGGGCAAATTACTAAGGTTGTATGTATGTCTTCCAAAGGGCTTCCTTTATCAGCCTCCTCGAGCTCCAAAacttgcttttgtttttcaaatctCTGATAGTTGGTTGGTAGCTGCTCTAACAACTTTTCAGAGCCCTCTCTCTTTTCCCTATGTTGAATCTAAAGATCATCATTTTCCAACGGGTTGATGAACCAGAGACTGCCGTCATGCTTCGCCCAGAGCCAAGGACCATAGAGTTTGGCTGTTACGCCGTTTGTGGAGGTGATGGTTGCAGGCTGCTCAAACTTGTAGATACCAATCACATGATCAATTTTCCCACATTTGTAATAGAAATCTGATAACTTCTCGTATTTAAATTGGATCCATCTTTCTTTCCCATCTTCCCTGTCTTGGAAGAAGCCTGGTGGTAACGGATTGAGAGAACTTAGATCAATCCTGAACTTTAGGAAACGTTGTCCGACAACACAAATTTTTGAGATTGAGTCTTGCTGAATGTTGCCTAACATGCTTCCTATTTGGAAAGCTATTTCTTCATGGAGGTAGAGTGGGGGTAGCCCGTGTATCTGGATTGAGAAGGTAGTAGCGTCAAAGGAAATTTCTTTCAGGGATCTGTTTGCTGGCCACTCTTTCAAGATCAGGTGTGCCCCATTGAAAGACCAAGGCCGGTTCCTGAAAATGCaatcatttttctcttttgaacCGAGGAGGAAAGTGAATAAATTTTCATCCACCTTAACCACCTTGATCTTGGTGGCCAGGTGCCAG
Proteins encoded:
- the LOC132805091 gene encoding uncharacterized protein LOC132805091; this encodes MDNQQRNLNALQHSLRTLTLKPKRDNEENKSERTLVGRMLTTRRFTRFKLIETTNKSWHLATKIKVVKVDENLFTFLLGSKEKNDCIFRNRPWSFNGAHLILKEWPANRSLKEISFDATTFSIQIHGLPPLYLHEEIAFQIGSMLGNIQQDSISKICVVGQRFLKFRIDLSSLNPLPPGFFQDREDGKERWIQFKYEKLSDFYYKCGKIDHVIGIYKFEQPATITSTNGVTAKLYGPWLWAKHDGSLWFINPLENDDL